One Corvus moneduloides isolate bCorMon1 chromosome Z, bCorMon1.pri, whole genome shotgun sequence genomic window carries:
- the ZNF462 gene encoding zinc finger protein 462 isoform X2, with protein MEVLQCDGCDFRAPSYEDLKAHIQDVHTAFLQPTDVSEESPTQPRSGSLNASNQTEVEFSSVKDEFAIADDIAGQNATSQMGTGSYYSQSQTFYGQHMAPNPKPTSKFFQCKFCVRYFRSKNLLIEHTRKVHGAQAGGSSVGPPASSSLNYNIMMHEGFGKVFSCQFCTYKSPRRARIIKHQKMYHKNNLKESSAPSSSAAAAAAVSESSSASVPVQEPCKELPAEVVERSILESMVKPLTKSRGNFCCEWCSYQTPRRERWCDHMMKKHRSMVKILSSLRQQQDGTSAPELQSKSAQSASPNSNYISMNTTGREMSNANVSNFRGSMGNSLIRPNSSTSSKFSSVSYPQIKPKSPHNSGMVNLSDRSRYGIADMTNSSADLETSSMLNDSSSDEELNEMDSENGLNSMDHQTSGMSAEQLMGSDGNKLLETKGIPFRRYMNRFQCPFCPFLTMHRRSISRHIENIHLSGKTAVYKCDECPFTCKSSLKLGAHKQCHTGTTSDWDTMNSQAESIASSLNDSTVSFESGNINGRKSAGMMEPVQPQPQPQPQQPQQQSPQPHSQHPYKCTLCNYSTTTLKGLRVHQQHKHSFCDNLPKYDGPPSNAPQESEADAHPSASTVKKSQTSILGLSSKNNFVAKAPRKVSNDFPLDLSPVKKRTRIDEIASNLQSKINQNKQQEDAVINVEDDEEEEEDNEVEIEVELDREEEQTEPMIEVSSSYAPQQMWGREANDSQKEASFRSMQHDYNSTNGAEIELTLSEDEEDYYSAVSMKDHQSPNASVLGSQSNMYGTDQNNENSEFSDSGRLYYCKHCDFSNKSARSVSTHYQRMHPYIKFSFRYILDPNDHSAVYRCLECYIDYTNFEDLQQHYGEHHPEAMNVLNFDHSDLIYRCRFCSYTSPNVRSLMPHYQRMHPTVKINNAMIFSSYVVEQQEGLNTESQTLREILNSAPKTMATSTPVARGAGVPAGFNKSATKSFSPECENQKEPSVNTVVVYDCDVCSFASPNMHSVLVHYQKKHPEEKASYFRIQKTMRVVSVDRGSALAQMSFELGAPISPKLSNLASQPPPPPPPPPDLSTELYYCKHCSYSNRSVVGVLVHYQKRHPEIKVTAKYIRQAPPTAAMMRAGELPPGMQRPPVSMQQLGRGGSETSVNPPENEMFFCQHCDYGNRTVKGVLIHYQKKHRDFKANADVIRQHTATIRSLCDRSQKKSAGSLPAHTSGTERDKSKLRALKCRQCSYTSPYFYALRKHIKKDHPNLKATVTSILRWAFLDGLIEAGYHCEWCIYSHTEPSGLLVHYQRRHPEHYVDYTYMATKLWAGPDPSPPALVMPTEMKTYKCRDCIFEASSIWDITNHYQAFHPWAMNGDESVLLDIIKEKDSVEKTMPQPDEGGVRMDSEDQMATSQMDQDAECAEDPSLSHEKTVQLASANPAISSTPYQCTVCQSEYNNLHGLLTHYGKKHPGMKVKAADFAQDIDINPGAVYKCRHCPYINTRIHGVLTHYQKRHPSVKVTAEDFVHDVEQSTDIAQNDVEETSRIFKQGYGAYRCKLCPYTHGTLEKLKIHYEKYHNQPEFDVFAQSPPKVSASVEPDMVTEIKASPEIAAEDVGEVSMPAPHFSSSHLVSHTVFRCQLCKYFCSTRKGIARHYRIKHNNVRAQPEGKNNLFKCALCSYTNPIRKGLAAHYQKRHDIDAYYTHCLAASRTVSDKPNKVIIPSPPKDDTPQLSEELRRAVEKKKCSLCSFQSFSKKGIVSHYMKRHPGVFPKKQHASKLGGYFTAVYADEHEKPAPAEERNDFEKPEVEAEAQEIEWLPFRCIKCFKLSFSTAELLCMHYTDHHSKDLKRDFSILGSGTRSQSPVYQCKHCDTKLHSTAELTAHLNGHNEEFQKRAKRQERRKQLLSKQKYADGAFADFKQERAFGHLEDVSKLKERKVVGYKCKFCVEVHPTLRAICNHLRKHVQYGNVSSVSATVKEAEDPSNTTLMEGFEGAKDPGIVEFTEAEYGASLEDEARPGGYHCSQCDRVLMSMQGLRSHERSHLALAMFTREDKYSCQYCSFVSAFRHNLDRHMQTHHGHHKPFRCKLCPFKSSYNSRLKTHILKAHAGEHAYKCSSCSFSTMTISQLKEHSLKVHGKALTLPRPRIVNLAASHAHHTSKNHTPAEEVEDSNDSSYSEPPDVQQQLNHYQSAALARNNNNISPIPLSGSAAGVEKAEAILNCEFCEFSSGYIQSIRRHYRDKHGGKKLFKCKDCSFYTGFKSAFTMHVEAGHSAVPEEGPKDLRCPLCLYHTKYKRNMIDHIVLHREERVVPIEVCRSKLSKYLKGVVFRCDKCTFTCSSDESLQQHIEKHNELKPYKCQLCYYETKHTEELDAHLRDEHKVSRNFELVGRVNLDQLEQMKGKTESSSSDEEEKEEELSPKAEERDPMMFPDSSAPEKRFPCEFCGRSFTEGSEWERHVLRHGMALNESKHRSGEDSQPKEDVEDTASTLPEEKEGIETMVVDYSHAGETAVSIMAADKPLLDNPEAKSE; from the exons ATGGAGGTCCTGCAGTGTGATGGCTGCGATTTTCGAGCTCCATCTTACGAAGACCTAAAAGCTCACATTCAGGATGTTCACACTGCTTTTCTGCAGCCAACTGATGTCTCTGAGGAGAGTCCTACCCAGCCAAGGTCTGGTTCCCTCAATGCTAGCAACCAGACTGAGGttgaattttcttctgtaaaggATGAATTCGCAATTGCAGATGACATAGCAG GGCAAAATGCAACAAGTCAGATGGGGACTGGAAGTTACTATAGCCAGAGCCAGACTTTCTATGGGCAGCATATGGCTCCAAATCCTAAACCAACCAGCAAGTTTTTCCAGTGCAAGTTCTGTGTGCGTTACTTCCGTTCCAAAAACCTCCTCATAGAGCACACACGGAAGGTTCAtggagcacaggctggggggagCTCAGTGGGGCCACCAGCTTCTAGTTCCCTAAATTACAACATCATGATGCATGAAGGGTTTGGTAAAGTTTTCAGTTGCCAGTTCTGCACCTACAAGTCACCCAGGCGTGCAAGGATTATTAAGCACCAGAAAATGTATCACAAAAACAACCTGAAAGAGAGTTCAGctccttcttcttctgctgctgctgctgctgctgtgtctgaaTCATCGTCTGCTTCTGTGCCAGTGCAGGAACCCTGCAAGGAGCTGCCGGCAGAGGTGGTGGAGCGGAGCATTTTGGAGTCGATGGTCAAGCCCCTGACCAAGTCTAGGGGCAACTTTTGCTGTGAGTGGTGCAGCTACCAGACACCTCGGAGGGAGCGCTGGTGTGACCACATGATGAAGAAGCACCGCAGCATGGTGAAAATACTGTCGagcctgaggcagcagcaggatggaacCAGTGCACCCGAGCTGCAGAGTAAGAGTGCCCAGAGTGCCTCTCCAAACTCGAATTACATCTCCATGAACACAACAGGACGTGAGATGTCGAATGCTAATGTCTCAAACTTCAGGGGATCAATGGGCAATTCTCTTATCAGGCCCAACTCTTCTACATCTTCaaagttttcttctgtgtcttACCCTCAAATAAAGCCTAAGTCACCTCACAACTCGGGCATGGTTAATTTGTCTGACAGATCCCGCTATGGAATTGCTGATATGACGAATTCTTCTGCTGACCTGGAAACAAGCAGTATGCTAAATGACTCCAGCTCAGATGAAGAGCTAAATGAAATGGACAGTGAGAATGGCTTAAACTCCATGGATCACCAGACCTCAGGAatgtctgcagagcagctgatgGGATCTGATGGCAACAAACTATTGGAAACAAAGGGAATTCCCTTTAGAAGATACATGAACAGGTTCCAGTGTCCTTTCTGCCCTTTCCTGACGATGCACCGCCGAAGTATTTCCCGTCACATTGAGAACATCCACCTGTCTGGGAAGACGGCGGTGTACAAGTGTGATGAGTGCCCCTTCACCTGCAAGAGCTCACTGAAGCTTGGTGCCCACAAGCAGTGTCACACAGGAACAACATCTGACTGGGACACCATGAACTCCCAGGCTGAGAGCATTGCCTCGTCCCTGAACGACAGCACAGTGTCTTTTGAGAGTGGGAATATCAACGGCAGGAAGTCAGCTGGGATGATGGAAcctgtgcagccacagcctcagcCGCAGCCgcagcagccgcagcagcaATCACCCCAGCCCCATTCACAGCATCCATACAAGTGCACGTTGTGCAACTATTCCACCACCACTTTGAAAGGCCTCAGAGTTCATCAGCAGCACAAGCATTCGTTCTGTGACAACTTGCCAAAATACGATGGGCCGCCATCGAACGCACCACAGGAGAGCGAGGCAGATGCTCACCCCTCTGCCAGCACGGTGAAGAAGAGCCAGACCTCCATCCTTGGGCTCTCAtctaaaaataactttgttgCAAAAGCTCCTAGGAAGGTCTCAAATGACTTCCCCTTAGATCTCTCTCCCGTCAAAAAGAGAACTAGAATTGATGAAATAGCGAGCAACCTGCAGAGCAAGatcaaccaaaacaaacagcaggagGATGCTGTGATTAATGTGGAGGatgatgaggaagaggaggaggacaatGAGGTAGAGATAGAGGTGGAGTTAGACAGAGAAGAAGAGCAAACTGAACCAATGATAGAGGTTTCCAGTTCTTACGCACCCCAGCAAATGTGGGGCAGAGAGGCTAATGATTCCCAGAAGGAGGCAAGCTTCAGGAGCATGCAGCATGACTACAATTCCACCAACGGGGCAGAGATTGAGCTTACTTTGTCCGAGGATGAGGAGGACTATTACTCTGCTGTCAGCATGAAGGACCATCAGAGCCCTAATGCCTCTGTTCTGGGGAGCCAGTCCAACATGTACGGTACCGACCAGAACAATGAGAATTCGGAGTTCAGTGACTCTGGCAGGCTTTACTATTGTAAACACTGTGATTTCAGCAACAAATCTGCCAGGAGTGTTAGCACCCACTACCAGCGTATGCATCCCTACATAAAATTCAGCTTCAGGTACATCCTGGATCCCAATGATCACAGTGCAGTGTACCGCTGTCTTGAGTGCTACATTGACTACACAAACTTTGAAGACCTGCAGCAGCATTATGGAGAGCATCATCCTGAAGCTATGAATGTACTGAACTTTGATCATTCTGATCTGATCTACCGCTGCCGCTTCTGCTCTTACACAAGCCCAAATGTTAGAAGCCTGATGCCACATTACCAAAGAATGCATCCCACAGTGAAAATTAACAATGCAATGATATTTTCAAGCTATGTTGTTGAGCAGCAAGAAGGGCTGAACACGGAGTCTCAGACACTGAGAGAGATCTTGAATTCTGCTCCAAAAACTATGGCAACCTCCACCCCCGTGGCTCGCGGGGCTGGTGTGCCAGCTGGTTTTAACAAAAGTGCCACCAAGAGCTTCAGTCCTGAATGTGAAAATCAGAAGGAACCTTCAGTCAACACTGTGGTTGTTTATGACTGTGATGTGTGTTCATTTGCAAGCCCTAACATGCACTCAGTTTTGGTGCACTACCAGAAAAAGCACCCCGAAGAGAAAGCCTCATATTTCAGAATCCAGAAGACCATGCGTGTAGTCTCTGTCGACAGGGGCTCTGCCCTCGCTCAAATGTCGTTTGAGCTGGGGGCTCCCATCTCCCCAAAACTGTCCAACTTGGCTTCTCAGCCTCCAcctcccccaccaccacccccagaCCTCTCTACTGAGCTCTACTACTGCAAACACTGTTCCTACAGCAACCGCTCTGTGGTGGGGGTGCTTGTCCACTACCAGAAGAGGCACCCAGAGATCAAGGTCACGGCCAAGTACATCAGGCAGGCCCCCCCGACCGCAGCCATGATGCGGGCAGGGGAGCTGCCACCTGGCATGCAGAGGCCACCGGTGTCCATGCAGCAGCTGGGCCGCGGCGGATCCGAGACCTCCGTGAACCCTCCCGAGAACGAAATGTtcttctgccagcactgtgatTACGGGAACCGGACCGTGAAGGGCGTGCTCATCCACTATCAGAAGAAGCATCGCGACTTCAAAGCCAACGCGGATGTGATCCGGCAACACACGGCCACCATCAGGAGCCTTTGTGACCGCAGCCAGAAGAAGTCAGCTGGCAGCCTGCCTGCCCACACCTCCGGCACCGAGCGGGACAAGTCCAAGCTGAGAGCCCTCAAGTGCAGGCAGTGCAGCTACACGTCCCCGTACTTCTATGCATTGAGGAAGCATATTAAGAAAGACCACCCGAATCTGAAGGCCACGGTCACATCCATACTGAGGTGGGCGTTTCTGGATGGCTTGATAGAAGCTGGTTATCACTGTGAATGGTGCATTTATTCACACACTGAGCCAAGTGGCTTGCTTGTGCATTACCAAAGGAGACATCCCGAGCATTATGTTGATTATACCTACATGGCAACCAAACTCTGGGCAGGTCCtgatccttcccctcctgccctaGTGATGCCAACAGAGATGAAGACCTATAAATGCAGAGACTGCATTTTTGAAGCATCTTCTATTTGGGATATTACTAATCACTACCAAGCATTTCACCCTTGGGCCATGAATGGAGATGAGTCTGTGTTGCTAGATATCATTAAGGAGAAAGATTCTGTTGAGAAAACCATGCCACAGCCTGATGAAGGTGGGGTCAGAATGGATTCTGAAGACCAGATGGCAACATCACAGATGGATCAGGATGCCGAGTGTGCAGAGGatcccagcctttcccatgAAAAAACTGTCCAGCTGGCTTCTGCAAATCCTGCCATCTCCTCCACTCCGTATCAGTGCACAGTGTGCCAGTCTGAGTACAACAACCTGCATGGCCTCCTGACACATTATGGCAAAAAGCATCCTGGCATGAAAGTGAAAGCAGCAGACTTTGCTCAGGACATAGACATTAACCCAGGGGCTGTCTATAAGTGCAGACACTGCCCATACATTAACACACGTATTCATGGCGTCCTCACACACTACCAGAAGCGGCACCCATCAGTAAAAGTCACTGCTGAAGACTTCGTGCATGACGTGGAGCAGTCGACTGATATTGCTCAGAACGATGTGGAAGAGACAAGCAGGATTTTCAAGCAAGGCTATGGTGCTTACCGGTGCAAACTCTGCCCTTACACCCACGGAACCCTTGAGAAGCTGAAAATCCACTACGAGAAGTACCACAATCAACCTGAATTTGATGTTTTTGCCCAGTCGCCACCAAAGGTGTCTGCCTCAGTGGAGCCAGACATGGTGACTGAAATCAAGGCCTCCCCAGAAATTGCTGCTGAGGATGTTGGAGAGGTCTCCATGCCAGCGCCTCATTTCTCCAGTTCTCACTTAGTGTCTCACACAGTTTTCCGGTGTCAGCTCTGCAAATATTTCTGCTCCACCCGGAAGGGGATAGCCAGGCACTACCGCATCAAACATAACAATGTCCGGGCACAGCCAGAGGGCAAGAACAACCTCTTCAAGTGTGCTCTATGTTCCTACACCAACCCCATCCGCAAAGGGCTTGCAGCACACTACCAGAAAAGACATGACATTGATGCTTACTACACTCACTGCCTGGCAGCCTCCAGGACGGTAAGCGACAAACCCAATAAAGTGATCATTCCATCTCCTCCCAAGGATGACACTCCTCAGCTAAGTGAGGAGCTGAGGAGGGCTGTAGAGAAGAAGAAGTGCTCGCTCTGCTCCTTCCAGTCCTTCAGCAAGAAGGGCATCGTTTCCCACTACATGAAGCGTCACCCTGGTGTCTTCCCTAAGAAACAGCACGCCAGCAAGCTGGGGGGATACTTCACTGCCGTGTACGCTGATGAGCATGAAAAACCAGCTCCAGCCGAGGAGAGGAACGACTTCGAAAAGCCTGAGGTGGAGGCTGAGGCTCAGGAAATCGAGTGGCTTCCCTTCAGGTGCATTAAATGTTTCAAGCTGTCCTTCAGCacggcagagctgctgtgcatgCATTACACTGACCACCACAGCAAGGATTTGAAGAGGGACTTTTCCATACTTGGAAGCGGCACCCGCTCTCAGAGCCCTGTCTACCAGTGCAAGCACTGTGATACAAAACTGCATAGCACGGCAGAGCTGACTGCACACTTGAATGGTCACAATGAGGAATTCCAGAAGCGTGCTAAACGtcaggagaggaggaagcagctttTGAGCAAGCAGAAATATGCAGATGGTGCTTTTGCAGATTTCAAACAAGAGAGG GCTTTTGGACACTTGGAAGACGTTTCAAAACTCAAGGAGAGGAAGGTGGTTGGCTACAAATGCAAATTTTGCGTGGAAGTCCATCCAACACTTCGAGCCATCTGTAATCACCTCCGCAAGCATGTCCAATACGGGAATGTCTCTTCTGTGTCAGCCACAGTAAAG GAAGCTGAAGATCCTTCAAACACAACTTTGATGGAGGGTTTTGAGGGAGCCAAAGACCCTGGCATTGTGGAATTTACAGAAGCTGAATATGGAGCATCCCTGGAAGATGAAGCCAGGCCTGGGGGCTACCACTGCAGCCAGTGTGACCGGGTTTTGATGTCTATGCAGGGTCTGCGATCCCACGAGAGGAGTCACTTGGCTCTGGCCATGTTTACCCGGGAAGACAAGTACAGCTGCCAGTATTGCTCCTTTGTCTCTGCTTTCAGGCACAA CCTGGACCGCCACATGCAGACCCACCATGGACACCACAAGCCGTTCCGCTGCAAACTGTGCCCCTTCAAGTCCTCCTACAACAGCCGCCTGAAAACCCATATCCTCAAGGCTCACGCTG GTGAACATGCCTACAAATGTTCCTCCTGCTCATTTTCCACCATGACAATCAGCCAGCTGAAAGAGCACTCCTTGAAAGTGCATGGGAAAGCACTGACACTACCAAGACCCCGCATTGTCAACCTTGCAGCCTCACACGCCCACCACACCTCCAAGAACCACACTCCTGCTGAAGAAGTGGAGGACTCTAATG ACTCTTCGTACTCGGAGCCTCCTGATGTTCAGCAGCAGTTGAACCACTACCAGTCAGCAGCTTTGGCcaggaacaacaacaacatcaGCCCAATCCCACTTTCAGGGAGTGCTGCGGGagtggaaaaagcagaagccaTCCTTAACTGTGAATTTTGCGAATTCTCTTCGGGTTACATACAGAGCATCCGGCGCCACTACCGCGACAAGCACGGAGGGAAAAAGCTCTTCAAGTGCAAAGATTGCTCCTTTTATACAGGCTTTAA ATCTGCTTTTACTATGCACGTGGAAGCCGGGCATTCGGCAGTCCCTGAGGAAGGACCCAAAGACCTTCGCTGCCCTCTCTGTCTCTATCACACCAAATACAAACGCAATATGATTGACCACATAGTTCTGCACAGAG AGGAGAGGGTTGTTCCCATTGAAGTCTGCCGTTCCAAGCTGTCCAAGTACCTGAAGGGAGTTGTTTTCCGCTGTGACAAGTGTACCTTCACCTGCTCCAGTGACGAGAGCTTGCAGCAGCACATAGAGAAGCACAATGAACTGAAACCTTACAAATGCCAACTCTGCTACTATGAGACCAAACACACAGAGGAGCTGGACGCTCACCTTCGAGATGAGCACAAG GTGAGTCGTAATTTTGAGCTGGTTGGACGGGTTAACTTGGACCAGTTGGAacaaatgaaagggaaaacagagagCTCTAGCagtgatgaagaagaaaaagaagaagagttAAGCCCCAAGGCTGAAGAGAGAG ATCCCATGATGTTTCCTGACAGCAGCGCTCCAGAGAAACGCTTCCCGTGCGAGTTCTGCGGCCGATCATTTACAGAGGGCTCTGAGTGGGAGCGGCACGTGCTGAGACACGGCAT